From Gimesia panareensis, the proteins below share one genomic window:
- a CDS encoding class I SAM-dependent methyltransferase — MSFSISYHSRQFQFETAAELFSPQNLDRGTEAMLSTVTFAPGERVLDLGCGWGVVGILAASIVGPENVVMTDIDPRAVQVARQNAERNQLAGVTILQSDGLQDHRETDFDWILSNPPYHEDFSVAKQFIMKGFNRLKIGGRMVMVTRRRLWYQKKLTSIFGGTEVHEINGYFVFHSEKRRETYAKRKKRNR; from the coding sequence ATGTCGTTTTCCATTTCTTATCATAGTCGTCAGTTCCAGTTTGAAACGGCTGCGGAATTATTTTCTCCCCAAAATCTGGATCGTGGTACGGAAGCGATGCTGTCGACGGTGACATTTGCTCCGGGAGAGCGAGTGTTGGATCTGGGCTGTGGCTGGGGTGTGGTGGGGATCCTGGCGGCGTCGATTGTGGGGCCGGAAAACGTGGTGATGACCGACATCGACCCGCGGGCGGTGCAAGTTGCGCGGCAGAACGCGGAACGGAATCAGCTCGCGGGGGTGACGATCCTGCAGAGCGACGGGCTCCAGGATCACCGGGAGACCGACTTCGACTGGATCCTGTCGAATCCGCCGTACCATGAAGATTTTTCGGTCGCCAAGCAGTTCATCATGAAGGGCTTTAACCGTCTGAAGATCGGGGGTCGGATGGTGATGGTCACACGACGGCGGCTGTGGTACCAGAAGAAGCTGACGAGCATTTTCGGGGGAACCGAAGTGCATGAGATCAACGGCTACTTCGTGTTCCACTCCGAGAAGCGGCGCGAAACGTATGCCAAACGCAAGAAGCGGAACCGGTGA